The Gracilimonas sp. genome includes a region encoding these proteins:
- the crcB gene encoding fluoride efflux transporter CrcB: MNIDWIKVLAVGTGGFVGAAARYLLSLFTQSQFPDSSFPYGTALVNLLGCLLIGFLAGLFEMKSWVNPEFRLFIFVGILGGFTTFSTFSHETFLLWENSKLLLSFLNLGLQVVLGLFFVWLGYQVVRLF; the protein is encoded by the coding sequence ATGAATATAGACTGGATTAAGGTTTTAGCAGTAGGCACCGGCGGGTTTGTCGGAGCGGCTGCCCGGTATCTGCTTTCCTTGTTTACCCAATCCCAATTTCCGGACAGTTCATTTCCATATGGTACGGCATTGGTGAATCTGCTGGGGTGTCTTCTGATTGGTTTCTTAGCCGGGTTGTTCGAAATGAAGTCATGGGTTAATCCGGAGTTCCGGCTGTTTATATTTGTGGGGATTCTCGGCGGCTTTACGACCTTTTCTACCTTTTCCCACGAAACTTTTCTGCTGTGGGAAAACAGTAAGCTTCTGCTGAGTTTCTTGAATCTTGGGCTTCAGGTAGTGTTAGGTCTCTTCTTTGTTTGGCTGGGTTATCAAGTAGTCAGGCTTTTCTAA
- the ppc gene encoding phosphoenolpyruvate carboxylase, with protein sequence MHWKETVRDLAESSGISQSLSKRVINLTEILEEIAVRQHGEELVEKLGRLPLESVNALDEGDEEALKSLQKEMSGMSLQEIKEVLRMYTTFFHLVNSLEQYEISRVNRSREFEETPESPRKESIAEAVYRLKEEGCSYEEALDVFQQMDIQPTITAHPTEARRRSVLLKQQELASMISRLGDSDITPDEKIDLRREILNVLNLLLLTDEVRAERLSVEDEVENGLFYFTHSIWDSIPILYRDIRQAFDTYYNERPEVPIVLKYRSWIGSDRDGNPNVTSSVTWETVIQQRRTVLSKFLKDLNELRRYLSVSNKQGTVSDALKESLKEDEKEFPISERISRRYVHELYRRKVVHVMEKVQYLLDALDGDKKDILEKSQKYTASEFIADLELIKESLVENGLPGLSQQGKLQDMIIRARTFGFHLSALDIRQHSSLHEETVAELLSQANVVEKYGELGEDEKIDILVQELSNPRPLSPIKSERSEIASRVMTVFEEIGDMLSLNPDTFGSYIISMTHGISDMLEVMLIAKESGLWSLTKGEVDSQLDIVPLFETIEDLENSADLMGQMYEHDLFARHLKSRDNFQEIMLGYSDSNKDGGYWMANWALNKAQYELGTVCRKHEVDFRLFHGRGGTVGRGGGQSNQAIVAMPAVANNGRIRFTEQGEVISFRYMLSSITHRHLEQIVNAMTKVTMAQYSEAPGYLSGKAEEREIIETLAASSMKAYRNLIDDPDFWNWYSGITPIEHIGKLPIASRPVSRGSSDSMTFDTLRAIPWVFAWTQVRYNTPGWYGIAEGLEAAKEKNSQALEVLKKWNKEWTFFRTVLNNSQREMARTHLPTSDLYNTKPSKFHKLLIENFERAEDWVTSITGYENILDHNKVIQNSILFRNPFTYPLNIIQAELLSRWKDADEKEQKEELTEVLFLNINGIAAAMQSTG encoded by the coding sequence ATGCATTGGAAAGAAACTGTCCGTGATCTTGCTGAAAGCAGCGGGATCAGCCAAAGCTTATCAAAGAGAGTTATTAACCTCACCGAGATTTTGGAGGAAATCGCCGTCCGGCAACATGGCGAAGAGTTAGTTGAAAAACTCGGAAGGCTCCCCCTTGAAAGTGTAAATGCCCTGGATGAAGGAGATGAGGAAGCACTTAAATCCCTTCAGAAAGAAATGAGCGGGATGTCGCTGCAGGAAATCAAGGAAGTGCTGCGCATGTACACCACCTTTTTTCATCTTGTGAACTCGCTGGAGCAATACGAAATCAGCAGGGTAAACCGAAGCCGGGAGTTTGAGGAAACCCCGGAATCGCCCCGAAAGGAGAGTATTGCCGAAGCGGTGTACAGGCTGAAGGAAGAGGGATGCAGCTACGAAGAGGCCCTGGATGTTTTTCAACAGATGGATATACAGCCTACTATCACGGCGCACCCAACTGAAGCGCGCAGAAGAAGTGTTTTGCTGAAACAGCAGGAGCTGGCTTCGATGATTTCACGATTGGGAGACAGTGACATCACCCCGGACGAGAAAATTGATTTGCGACGCGAGATCCTGAATGTGCTGAATCTGCTTCTGTTGACAGATGAAGTCCGAGCGGAACGCTTATCGGTAGAGGATGAGGTGGAGAACGGGTTGTTCTATTTTACGCATTCCATCTGGGATTCCATTCCAATTTTATACCGGGATATTCGACAGGCATTTGATACCTATTACAATGAACGCCCGGAAGTCCCTATCGTGCTGAAATATCGCTCCTGGATTGGAAGCGACAGAGACGGAAATCCGAACGTGACCTCAAGCGTAACCTGGGAAACGGTTATTCAGCAGCGCCGAACTGTGCTGAGTAAGTTTTTAAAAGATCTGAATGAGCTACGAAGATATCTGAGCGTTTCCAATAAGCAGGGAACCGTTTCTGATGCACTTAAAGAATCCCTGAAAGAAGACGAGAAGGAATTCCCGATTTCTGAGCGGATCAGTCGCCGTTATGTTCATGAGCTGTATCGCCGCAAGGTGGTTCATGTCATGGAGAAGGTTCAGTATCTGTTGGATGCCCTTGACGGAGATAAGAAAGATATTCTGGAAAAATCTCAGAAATATACTGCGTCGGAGTTTATAGCTGACCTGGAGCTGATTAAAGAAAGCCTGGTCGAAAATGGCCTGCCCGGACTTTCTCAGCAGGGCAAACTTCAGGATATGATCATCCGCGCCAGAACCTTTGGGTTTCATTTAAGTGCTTTGGATATCCGACAGCACAGTAGCTTGCATGAAGAAACAGTGGCGGAGCTGCTTTCTCAGGCTAACGTGGTTGAGAAATACGGTGAACTCGGCGAAGATGAAAAAATAGATATTTTGGTTCAGGAGCTTTCGAATCCCCGCCCGCTCAGCCCTATTAAGAGTGAACGCTCGGAAATAGCCAGCCGGGTAATGACGGTGTTTGAGGAAATTGGTGATATGCTGTCGCTGAACCCTGACACATTTGGTAGTTACATCATCAGTATGACGCATGGTATCAGCGATATGCTGGAAGTGATGCTGATTGCAAAAGAATCAGGATTATGGAGCCTCACAAAAGGAGAGGTTGACAGCCAGCTGGATATTGTTCCGCTTTTTGAGACCATTGAAGATCTCGAAAATAGTGCGGACTTGATGGGGCAAATGTACGAACACGACCTTTTTGCCCGGCATCTGAAATCAAGGGATAACTTCCAGGAAATTATGCTGGGTTATTCTGACAGCAACAAAGACGGTGGTTACTGGATGGCCAACTGGGCATTGAATAAGGCTCAGTATGAACTTGGAACGGTTTGCCGTAAACATGAAGTTGATTTCAGGTTATTTCACGGAAGGGGAGGAACTGTTGGCCGGGGCGGAGGTCAGTCGAACCAGGCCATTGTAGCCATGCCGGCGGTTGCCAATAATGGGCGTATTCGTTTTACGGAGCAGGGCGAGGTGATTTCGTTCAGGTATATGTTATCATCGATCACCCATCGGCACCTTGAGCAAATTGTGAATGCCATGACCAAAGTAACGATGGCGCAATATTCTGAGGCGCCCGGTTACTTATCCGGCAAGGCAGAGGAACGTGAAATTATCGAGACCCTGGCCGCATCTTCGATGAAAGCATACCGAAACCTGATTGACGATCCGGATTTCTGGAATTGGTATTCCGGAATCACCCCGATTGAACACATTGGCAAGTTACCGATAGCCTCCCGTCCGGTATCACGAGGATCATCGGATTCCATGACTTTTGATACCCTGAGAGCCATTCCATGGGTATTTGCCTGGACTCAGGTACGCTATAATACTCCGGGTTGGTACGGCATAGCAGAAGGGCTGGAAGCTGCTAAAGAGAAGAATAGTCAGGCATTGGAAGTCCTGAAAAAATGGAACAAGGAGTGGACATTTTTCCGGACGGTGTTGAACAACTCACAGCGGGAAATGGCCCGAACGCATTTGCCAACTTCAGATTTATACAATACCAAGCCTTCAAAATTCCATAAACTTTTAATTGAAAATTTCGAAAGAGCAGAAGATTGGGTCACCTCCATAACAGGTTATGAAAACATACTGGATCATAATAAAGTGATTCAGAATTCGATATTGTTTAGAAACCCATTTACCTATCCGCTCAATATTATTCAGGCAGAATTGTTATCAAGATGGAAGGATGCGGATGAGAAGGAACAAAAAGAAGAACTGACAGAGGTTTTATTCCTGAACATTAACGGAATTGCCGCTGCAATGCAGAGTACCGGCTAA
- a CDS encoding S8 family peptidase, giving the protein MNSRIISKLTTGALVLMLMVVGCQNVTDVTNNPDLPGGDQIIEGQYIVVMQASETARYKLGNTSQIEVARDAIMSDAQIPERDVVVKYNNTIAGFTAQLTDEQIARLNANKGVKYIEKDRVVSFAPPGSCSPWPGCKDGGDDDGGGSTTQETPYGITRVNGGATYTGSNVAWILDSGIDLDHPDLNVDASRGFNAFTSGRDGKSLDDGNGHGTHVAGTIAAIDNTEGVIGVAAGATVIPVKVLDSRGSGSYSGVIAGVDHVGANGSKGDVANMSLGGPTSQALDDAVLAASQNGIKFSLAAGNEGTDANNSSPARVNGSNIVTISAMDSNDNWASFSNYGNPPVDYAAPGVSITSTWKDGGYNTISGTSMAAPHAAGVLLLGNASTDGNVNGDPDGNADPIIVN; this is encoded by the coding sequence ATGAATAGTAGAATAATATCTAAACTAACTACTGGGGCATTGGTACTTATGTTAATGGTAGTGGGGTGTCAAAATGTAACGGATGTTACAAACAATCCAGACTTACCCGGAGGAGATCAGATTATTGAAGGCCAATATATTGTGGTCATGCAGGCATCTGAAACCGCCCGATACAAGCTTGGCAACACCTCACAAATTGAAGTTGCCCGGGATGCAATCATGAGTGATGCGCAAATTCCGGAAAGGGACGTTGTAGTTAAATACAATAATACAATTGCAGGATTCACAGCTCAGCTTACTGATGAGCAAATCGCACGCCTGAATGCTAACAAAGGGGTGAAATACATCGAAAAAGACCGTGTAGTTTCTTTTGCACCTCCCGGATCTTGCTCTCCATGGCCTGGATGTAAAGATGGCGGTGATGACGATGGTGGTGGAAGTACCACTCAGGAAACGCCATATGGAATTACCCGTGTTAATGGCGGCGCTACTTATACAGGCAGTAATGTTGCGTGGATTCTTGATTCAGGTATTGATTTAGATCACCCGGATTTAAATGTAGATGCTTCCAGAGGCTTTAACGCCTTTACATCAGGCAGGGATGGTAAATCTTTAGATGATGGAAACGGTCATGGAACACACGTGGCAGGGACTATAGCAGCCATTGATAATACAGAAGGTGTGATTGGTGTAGCAGCAGGAGCAACCGTAATTCCGGTTAAAGTTCTGGACAGCCGCGGAAGTGGTTCTTATTCTGGTGTAATTGCCGGTGTTGACCACGTTGGAGCAAACGGAAGTAAGGGAGATGTTGCTAACATGAGTTTAGGCGGACCAACTTCTCAGGCTCTTGATGATGCGGTGCTTGCGGCTTCACAAAACGGAATTAAATTTTCACTTGCCGCAGGTAATGAAGGCACTGATGCCAATAATTCATCTCCTGCCAGAGTAAACGGAAGTAACATAGTTACTATTTCTGCTATGGACAGTAATGATAACTGGGCGTCTTTCTCGAACTACGGAAATCCTCCCGTTGATTATGCTGCACCGGGTGTAAGCATCACTTCTACCTGGAAAGATGGCGGATACAACACCATTAGCGGTACATCTATGGCGGCGCCACATGCAGCCGGTGTCCTGCTTCTTGGAAATGCCAGCACAGATGGGAATGTGAATGGAGATCCGGATGGAAATGCAGACCCAATTATTGTGAACTAA
- the rdgB gene encoding RdgB/HAM1 family non-canonical purine NTP pyrophosphatase, whose product MKLTKLVIASQNPHKIEELEQILRPLGIEVLSTKGFPELKEVVEDQPTLQGNALKKARYVAKETGLPALSDDTGLEVDSLNGEPGVYSARYAGKRASYQDNVNKLLTELDGITDRKAQFRTVVALVHSDKEYVFEGICKGEILTEEKGDKGFGYDPVFKPEGFDKTFAELDSAIKNDISHRGKAVQKFVSFLKR is encoded by the coding sequence GTGAAGCTTACCAAACTTGTTATAGCATCGCAGAACCCTCATAAGATTGAGGAACTCGAACAAATTCTGAGGCCTCTCGGGATTGAGGTTCTTTCCACAAAAGGCTTTCCGGAGCTGAAAGAGGTCGTGGAAGATCAACCAACCTTGCAGGGGAATGCGCTCAAAAAAGCTCGATACGTCGCCAAAGAAACCGGGCTTCCTGCTCTGTCGGATGATACTGGCCTGGAAGTGGACTCCTTGAACGGAGAACCCGGAGTGTATTCCGCCCGTTATGCCGGAAAGCGGGCAAGCTATCAGGATAACGTGAACAAATTGCTGACCGAATTAGACGGGATTACCGACCGGAAAGCACAATTCAGAACCGTAGTTGCACTCGTGCATTCTGATAAGGAATATGTTTTTGAAGGGATTTGTAAAGGGGAAATACTTACCGAAGAAAAAGGTGATAAAGGATTTGGGTACGATCCCGTTTTTAAGCCGGAAGGCTTCGATAAAACTTTTGCCGAACTGGATTCGGCTATTAAAAATGATATTTCACACCGCGGGAAAGCCGTTCAGAAGTTTGTCTCTTTTTTGAAGAGATAA
- a CDS encoding PQ-loop domain-containing transporter gives MTGIELLGWVGFGILVAAWIPQTWETIKEGSTSMNIAFIIMYFSSSLMLTVYSVLIDDTVFTALNALLTIGSGINLYFKLFPRKKG, from the coding sequence ATGACAGGAATAGAATTATTAGGATGGGTCGGGTTCGGCATTTTAGTAGCCGCATGGATACCTCAAACCTGGGAAACCATTAAAGAGGGCAGTACCTCCATGAACATCGCCTTTATCATTATGTATTTTTCATCAAGCCTGATGCTTACCGTTTACTCCGTGCTGATTGACGATACGGTATTTACGGCTCTGAACGCGTTGCTTACGATCGGGAGTGGAATTAACTTGTACTTTAAACTTTTTCCGAGGAAGAAAGGGTGA
- a CDS encoding adenosine kinase yields the protein MSKKYNVYGIGNALVDLEFKVSPDFLQQHDVQKGLMTLVDEETQRRLIGAIDHQKTEKKSGGSAANTVIAVSQFGGNAFYSCKVAADEFGDFYLKDMEDAGIPTNFDRQQREEGVTGKCLVMITEDADRTMNTYLGISSGLSTNEVDERAIKDSEYVYLEGYLVAAEEGLAAMKQAKKIAEDNNVKTAITLSDPSIVQAFKENFKDVIGASVDLMFCNEEEAKAFTGKDDLLEAREDLKQEAKRFVITQGRNGAMIFDGDTFIDIEPYEVKAVDSNGAGDMFAGAFLYGVTNNLGFANSGKLASLAGSRIVSQYGPRLKWHEAQEILHQLK from the coding sequence ATGAGTAAAAAGTATAATGTGTACGGCATTGGTAATGCCCTGGTAGATTTAGAGTTTAAAGTAAGTCCCGATTTTCTTCAGCAACACGATGTCCAGAAAGGGTTGATGACCCTGGTGGATGAAGAAACCCAGCGTCGCCTGATAGGAGCTATTGATCATCAAAAAACGGAGAAAAAATCCGGCGGTTCGGCGGCGAATACGGTTATTGCGGTCAGTCAGTTTGGCGGGAATGCCTTTTATTCGTGTAAAGTGGCGGCCGACGAATTCGGAGATTTCTATCTTAAAGACATGGAAGACGCCGGCATCCCCACTAACTTTGATCGGCAGCAGCGGGAAGAGGGAGTCACAGGGAAATGCCTGGTGATGATCACCGAAGACGCCGACCGAACAATGAATACCTATCTGGGAATTTCATCCGGACTATCAACGAATGAAGTCGACGAACGGGCAATCAAAGATTCAGAGTACGTGTACCTGGAAGGATACCTGGTTGCAGCAGAAGAAGGGCTGGCAGCGATGAAGCAAGCAAAAAAAATCGCGGAAGACAATAATGTGAAGACAGCCATCACCCTTTCCGATCCATCTATCGTTCAGGCCTTTAAAGAAAATTTTAAAGATGTGATTGGAGCTTCTGTAGATCTCATGTTCTGTAATGAAGAAGAAGCCAAAGCTTTTACCGGAAAGGATGATCTGCTGGAAGCCCGTGAAGACCTGAAGCAGGAAGCCAAAAGGTTCGTAATCACTCAGGGCCGAAATGGAGCCATGATTTTTGATGGTGATACTTTTATCGACATAGAGCCATATGAAGTAAAAGCTGTGGATAGCAACGGGGCAGGAGATATGTTTGCCGGAGCTTTTCTATACGGGGTTACCAATAACCTTGGGTTCGCAAATTCCGGGAAGCTGGCAAGTTTAGCGGGTTCCAGGATCGTATCGCAATACGGGCCAAGATTGAAGTGGCATGAAGCACAGGAAATTTTACATCAGCTAAAATAA
- a CDS encoding glyoxylate/hydroxypyruvate reductase A, which produces MSLLLVAKNRDFTSLKKALLEKDPNLDVEIWPRVENKERVQFAVCWNHPKHVLDSYPNLRAVSSLGAGVNHLLNDEDLSEDVNICRLITSSLKDQMAEYILNAITNYRLHTITYADQRRTAKWEPQSSIPKKHAPIGIMGMGEMGLTVATLLLQQGYIVNSWSLSKKDLEGLQSFAGNKELDDFLGQTKILVNLLPLTDETEGILDLEVFKKLQKPGYLINVGRGSHLVEEDLIYALDTDNLEGACLDVFETEPLPENHPFWNRDNIMITPHIAAITPAKEAAEVIIENYKRALSGMDMLYEVDREKGY; this is translated from the coding sequence ATGTCCCTTTTACTGGTAGCCAAAAACCGAGATTTTACTTCCCTGAAAAAAGCTCTTCTGGAAAAAGACCCTAACCTGGATGTAGAAATCTGGCCGCGTGTAGAAAATAAGGAGCGGGTTCAATTTGCCGTTTGCTGGAACCATCCAAAGCATGTACTCGACAGCTACCCAAACCTACGGGCAGTATCTTCGCTGGGCGCCGGGGTCAATCACTTATTAAACGATGAAGATCTTTCTGAGGATGTAAACATTTGTCGTTTGATTACAAGCTCCCTCAAAGACCAAATGGCGGAGTATATTTTGAATGCCATTACCAATTACCGGTTGCATACAATCACCTATGCCGATCAAAGAAGAACCGCAAAATGGGAGCCTCAGAGCTCTATACCTAAAAAGCATGCCCCTATAGGAATTATGGGGATGGGAGAAATGGGATTAACTGTTGCAACATTATTGTTGCAACAAGGATATATCGTGAATAGCTGGTCGCTTTCAAAAAAAGACCTTGAGGGTTTGCAATCTTTTGCCGGAAATAAAGAACTCGATGACTTTCTGGGGCAAACGAAAATCCTGGTCAACTTGCTACCTCTTACTGATGAGACGGAAGGAATCCTGGATCTTGAAGTGTTTAAAAAACTTCAGAAACCCGGCTACCTGATTAACGTGGGCAGAGGAAGTCATTTGGTGGAAGAAGATTTGATCTACGCTTTGGATACCGATAACCTTGAGGGAGCCTGCCTGGATGTTTTTGAAACAGAGCCGTTGCCGGAGAACCATCCCTTTTGGAACCGGGATAATATCATGATCACCCCTCATATTGCGGCCATAACTCCAGCCAAAGAAGCGGCCGAAGTGATCATTGAGAATTATAAACGTGCTTTATCCGGTATGGATATGTTGTATGAAGTGGATCGGGAAAAGGGATATTAG
- a CDS encoding CoA pyrophosphatase yields the protein MLQENFKKFLQSRLIGSLPGRDAQRIMAPHPKNGKPNKTHYEPAHDDFRNSSVLVPFIAWKEELEVLLTLRTESINHGGQLSFPGGGKEGDESIEETALREAQEEIGLHTGQVEIIGQLTPLYVGHSDNMVTPVIAFLNEEQSFTPNPNEVDEIITVPVSDLIKEHNRVEEEWDLRGTPYRVPFWNIHRVPLWGATAMMMSELVELYKEFVNR from the coding sequence ATGTTACAAGAAAATTTTAAAAAATTTTTACAATCTCGTTTAATTGGTTCATTACCGGGTAGAGATGCCCAGCGAATTATGGCCCCTCACCCAAAAAACGGGAAACCAAATAAAACGCATTACGAGCCTGCACATGATGATTTCAGAAACAGCAGTGTTTTGGTTCCATTTATAGCTTGGAAGGAAGAGCTGGAAGTCCTGCTAACCCTGCGCACCGAGTCTATTAATCATGGCGGACAACTAAGCTTTCCCGGGGGTGGTAAGGAAGGTGATGAAAGCATAGAAGAAACCGCTCTGCGGGAGGCTCAGGAAGAAATTGGGTTACACACCGGTCAGGTTGAAATTATCGGACAACTAACCCCGCTGTACGTGGGACACTCGGATAACATGGTAACCCCGGTTATTGCTTTTCTAAACGAAGAGCAGTCGTTCACCCCCAACCCGAACGAAGTAGATGAAATCATCACTGTCCCGGTCTCCGACTTAATCAAAGAACACAACCGTGTGGAAGAAGAATGGGATTTACGAGGTACCCCTTATCGAGTTCCTTTCTGGAATATTCATCGTGTCCCTTTATGGGGAGCCACCGCCATGATGATGAGCGAATTGGTTGAACTATATAAGGAATTCGTTAATCGTTAA
- a CDS encoding branched-chain amino acid aminotransferase: MMNEIISSTNITVHPTEQSRIHEVDFNNLVFGKKFSDHMFEMKFSEGEWNEPVIKPFGTFEVTPASNVLHYGQAVFEGMKAFYVDENTVNIYRPETHHERFNHSCRRMCIPETSYETFIDALETLIRLDHQWVPKKNGTALYIRPFIFASDNLLAARSSDKFTYQIITSPVGAYYAEGFNPVSLTTPEKYVRAVVGGTGNVKTAGNYAASFLPAQKAKEKGFTQVLWLDAKEQKYIEEVGTMNIHFLIGDTLITPGLNGSILPGVTRRSVIALAKEWGYNVEERKISIDEVFEAYEDGSLKEVFGSGTAAVVSPVGLIEHNGKTIELDREKPGEFAQKCFNEITDIQYGRKDDQFGWVHPVNI, from the coding sequence ATGATGAACGAGATAATTTCAAGCACCAATATCACAGTACATCCAACGGAACAAAGCCGCATTCATGAGGTTGATTTTAATAACCTTGTGTTCGGTAAGAAGTTTTCGGACCATATGTTCGAAATGAAGTTTTCAGAAGGCGAGTGGAATGAGCCTGTGATTAAACCTTTTGGGACTTTTGAAGTTACCCCGGCCTCTAACGTGCTACATTACGGGCAGGCTGTTTTTGAAGGGATGAAGGCATTTTATGTGGATGAAAACACGGTGAACATTTATCGCCCGGAAACGCATCACGAACGGTTCAATCATTCCTGTCGCAGAATGTGTATCCCGGAAACCAGTTACGAGACTTTTATTGATGCTCTGGAAACACTGATTCGCTTAGATCATCAATGGGTGCCCAAGAAAAACGGTACGGCGCTATACATCAGGCCGTTTATTTTTGCTTCAGACAACCTGCTTGCCGCCCGTTCATCCGATAAATTTACGTACCAGATTATTACCTCACCGGTTGGCGCCTATTACGCAGAAGGCTTTAACCCCGTTTCACTGACCACACCCGAAAAATATGTACGTGCGGTTGTAGGCGGAACCGGAAATGTAAAAACGGCCGGAAATTACGCCGCCAGTTTTCTTCCGGCTCAAAAGGCCAAAGAAAAAGGCTTTACACAGGTACTCTGGTTAGACGCCAAAGAGCAGAAATATATTGAGGAAGTGGGGACTATGAACATTCACTTCCTGATTGGCGACACATTGATTACTCCGGGACTTAATGGTTCTATCCTTCCAGGTGTTACCCGCCGTTCGGTGATTGCTTTAGCCAAAGAATGGGGCTACAACGTTGAAGAACGCAAGATTTCAATTGATGAGGTTTTTGAGGCCTATGAGGACGGAAGCCTGAAAGAAGTTTTTGGTTCAGGTACCGCAGCGGTTGTATCTCCGGTTGGCCTGATTGAGCACAATGGAAAAACTATAGAGCTGGATCGGGAGAAGCCCGGCGAATTTGCCCAGAAATGCTTCAACGAAATTACCGATATCCAGTACGGTCGAAAAGATGATCAGTTTGGCTGGGTGCATCCTGTAAACATTTAG